The following coding sequences lie in one Apium graveolens cultivar Ventura chromosome 1, ASM990537v1, whole genome shotgun sequence genomic window:
- the LOC141667774 gene encoding putative serine carboxypeptidase-like 23: MEYYPLNFFILLILMLHGLNYGTATVDEAGLLTAFRRTKMQSQGQYTVDEKWFNNMSFELEEETSTRKMEDDLIKQGLPGQPFPVKFKQYAGYISVDKSTGRSLFYYFTEAVNNPSSKPLILWLNGGPGCSSLGVGAMVEIGPFGVKSDGKSLYARQFSWNKVANVLYVESPAGVGFSYSNATSDYKLSGDTRTAQDAYTFLLNWFARFPQYRTKDFYIIGESYAGFYIPELADVILKKNMDKESITNIQLKGIMVGNGIMNDATDNNGTFDYMWSHAMISDETYQGLMKYCTNPNFNRTKCNLIQFAVDTEVGEIDFYNIYGPVCNHSRTNVSKKTKCGQDYDPCELSYVRNYLNLPQVQESLHANGTNIPYAWDACSEMVHRYWKDSPSSMFPIYKNLISSGLRILIYSGDMDAVVPVTSTRYSLNALKLKVNKSWHYWIDDLGEVGGYQIVYEGLTFSTVRGAGHEVPRVQPQRSLSLLKKFLASQF, from the exons ATGGAGTACTATCCTCTCAACTTCTTCATTCTCCTCATTCTAATGCTCCACGGACTCAACTATGGCACCGCTACCGTTGATGAAGCCGGTCTACTAACAGCTTTTCGACGAACCAAAATGCAGTCTCAAGGCCAATATACAGTTGATGAGAAATGGTTCAACAACATGAGTTTCGAACTTGAAGAGGAAACTAGCACTAGAAAAATGGAAGATGATCTTATTAAACAAGGCCTTCCAGGGCAACCTTTTCCGGTAAAATTTAAGCAGTATGCAGGTTATATCAGTGTAGATAAATCAACCGGCCGCAGTCTTTTTTACTATTTCACTGAGGCTGTCAACAATCCATCTTCCAAGCCACTTATTCTGTGGCTCAATGGAG GGCCTGGATGTTCATCTCTAGGTGTCGGTGCCATGGTGGAAATAGGCCCTTTTGGTGTTAAATCTGATGGCAAATCACTTTACGCCAGACAATTCTCTTGGAACAAAG TTGCAAATGTGCTGTATGTGGAGTCACCGGCAGGGGTGGGTTTTTCTTACTCCAATGCAACCTCTGACTACAAATTGTCAGGAGATACAAGAACTG CTCAAGATGCCTACActttccttttaaattggtttgcAAGATTCCCTCAGTACAGAACTAAAGATTTCTACATTATTGGAGAAAGCTATGCAG GTTTTTATATTCCCGAGTTAGCCGATGTCATTCTCAAGAAAAATATGGACAAAGAATCAATCACAAACATCCAACTTAAAGGCATTATG GTAGGGAATGGTATAATGAATGATGCAACAGACAACAACGGAACATTTGATTATATGTGGAGTCATGCGATGATCTCAGATGAAACATATCAAGGGCTTATGAAATATTGCACTAACCCGAATTTCAACAGAACAAAATGTAATTTGATACAATTTGCAGTCGATACAGAAGTTGGAGAGATAGATTTTTACAATATCTATGGTCCAGTCTGTAACCATTCCAGAACGAATGtttcaaagaaaacaaaatgTGGTCAAGATTATGATCCATGTGAACTATCGTATGTTCGAAATTATCTTAACCTTCCTCAAGTACAAGAAAGTTTACACGCAAATGGAACCAATATCCCTTACGCTTGGGATGCTTGCAG TGAAATGGTTCATAGGTACTGGAAGGATAGCCCGTCCAGCATGTTTCCGATATATAAAAACCTCATTTCTTCTGGTCTCAGAATACTTATTTACAG TGGAGACATGGATGCTGTAGTTCCAGTTACAAGTACACGCTATTCTCTTAATGCATTGAAGCTGAAAGTCAACAAATCTTGGCACTACTGGATAGATGATCTTGGAGAA GTGGGTGGATATCAAATAGTGTATGAAGGATTGACATTTTCCACAGTAAGAGGAGCTGGCCATGAAGTTCCAAGAGTTCAACCACAGAGATCTTTATCTTTGTTAAAGAAGTTCTTAGCAAGCCAATTCTGA